The nucleotide sequence CGTGGTAATAGATGGATACGTGGTGCTCGATGATGCTGGCCGACCCGGGCTAGGGTGGCATCTGTATGAGCATCTAGAAAAGAAAGTGCCGGTTATTGGGGTAGCTAAGACGCGCTTCTTTCATGCCGGCCGCCAAGTGGTGGGGGTGCTACGCGGTGAAAGCAAAAGTCCGCTTAACGTTACCAGCGCTGGCATACACGTTCAAGCGGCGGCGGCCTTTATCGAGAAAATGGCAGGTCCTTTTCGAATGCCCGCCTTGCTTCAAGAGCTTGATGCCCTTACAAGAAGCTGATGTCATTTGTTGGAGGCAGAAACAAGCGTAGTCTCTGCCTCCCTGCTTGTTGAGTGTTGTACTGGCGCAACGCTTCCTTTACTTATTTCATTTTTAACGCATGAGGATACGGTCGTTTGCGCTTACAGTAGCAAGTATAGTTACAACAGCATCAGCCTTTGCCCAATCCACTGGAATACCCAAGCCGCTTCGCAAACCCCTGGATAAGGTGAGTGCGGCCGACTACGAAGCGCATGTGCGCTACCTTGCCGACGATAAGTTGCAGGGCCGATTGCCGGGCACGGCCGGCTACCAAATGGCAGTTGAGTACGTGGTTGAGCAGTACAAGAAACGCGGCGTGCTGCCCGCCGGCGAAAATGGCACGTACCTGCAAACAGTACGGCTGCGCCGCGCCTACACCGAACTAGGCGCCACGCTGCGCCTGCAGGCCCCACAAGGCCCAGAGCAAGCCCTAACCTACGGCTCCGACTTCACATTTTACCCTAACCCAGCGGAAGCCAGCACCACGGTTGCCGCGCCCGTAGTGTTTGTCGGGTTCGGAATCAGTGCCCCCGAGCTAGGCTACGACGACTATGCGGGCCTTGATGCTACCGGTAAGATTGTGGTTGTGGCACAGGAGCGGCCCAAGCAGTTTCCGGACGCCGTGCGCCTCTACAACACCGACCTGCTCACGATTATGCAAACGGCTGCCAAGCATGGAGCAGTGGGCGTGTTGCTGGCCGCTACCAAAGCAACCACCCAGCTAGTTGATTTGCCAAAAGGCGCGGTGAGCGTGCTCGGGCCAGACGGAAAAGTGGCCGTGTCGCGGACGTACGGTGGGGCACAACTACGGGTATTGGGGTCCGTGAGTGCGGCCACGCTGCACCGTTTATTTCATGGGTCTGCTAGTGACACCGCGCGCGCCTTAGCGGCCTTGCGGACCGGCCGGCCCGCTTCGGTGGCGTTGCAGCCGCGGGTACTGGCCACCCAGGGCAGCCGCTACAAGGATGTGGAGAGCTACAATGTGGTAGGTAAAATTCAGGGCGGTGATCCCAAGCTGCGCGACGAATACGTGGTGCACACCGCTCACCTCGACCACATTGGGGTGGGAGCCCCCATTGAGGGCGACTCGATTTATAACGGCGCCCATGATAATGCGACGGGCGTAGCGAGTTTGCTGGAAATTGCGGGCGTGTACAGCCGCCTCAAGCAAAAGCCTCGCCGGTCGGTGCTTATCACCATGGTGACGGGCGAGGAAATGGGCTTGCTTGGCTCAGCCTATTTTGCCCGCAATCCAACGGTGCCCAAAAGCCAGATTGTAGCCAACATCAACACCGACATGCCCACCATTATTGCGCCCTTGCTGTCAGTGGTGGCGTTGGGTGCCGAAAACTCTTCGCTGGCTGCTCCGGTGGCAGAAGCTGCCCAAGCGTTCAACCTGACGGTGGAGGCAGACCCCGAGCCAGCTCAAAACCGCTTTATCCGTTCCGACCAATACAGCTTCGTAACACAAGGCATTCCGGCGCTGCATATCAAGTACGGCAACAAAACGGCTGATGGCCAGAACAACCTGAGCCAGCAAGTGCAGCAATGGCGCGCTCGGTACTACCATAAACCCCAGGACGGTATGAATGGCCAATTCGACTTTGAAGCCGGCCGCAAGTACGCCCAGCTGAATTTTCTGATTGGCTATCAGATAGCCGATAACGTTACCCGCCCGACTTGGAATGCAGGCAACTTCTTCGGGGAGCGGTTTGCCAAGTAACAGTTCTACGGCACAACAGCATAGGTAGGAAACCACCGTGCGGCTATGTCCTCGGGTAGGTGTAGCACATTAGCTTGGTAGCTCAGATGATTTGGCCTTCAGTATATCATGCAGGCGGTTTTCGCGCTCGAACACTTTTATCAACACGATGAAGTAGGAGAGTAGCAGCGGCCCCAGCACCAGCCCCAGAATACCGAAGATGTTGACGCCGAGCACTACGCCAGCCAGCGTAACCAGCGG is from Hymenobacter tibetensis and encodes:
- a CDS encoding M28 family peptidase; the encoded protein is MRIRSFALTVASIVTTASAFAQSTGIPKPLRKPLDKVSAADYEAHVRYLADDKLQGRLPGTAGYQMAVEYVVEQYKKRGVLPAGENGTYLQTVRLRRAYTELGATLRLQAPQGPEQALTYGSDFTFYPNPAEASTTVAAPVVFVGFGISAPELGYDDYAGLDATGKIVVVAQERPKQFPDAVRLYNTDLLTIMQTAAKHGAVGVLLAATKATTQLVDLPKGAVSVLGPDGKVAVSRTYGGAQLRVLGSVSAATLHRLFHGSASDTARALAALRTGRPASVALQPRVLATQGSRYKDVESYNVVGKIQGGDPKLRDEYVVHTAHLDHIGVGAPIEGDSIYNGAHDNATGVASLLEIAGVYSRLKQKPRRSVLITMVTGEEMGLLGSAYFARNPTVPKSQIVANINTDMPTIIAPLLSVVALGAENSSLAAPVAEAAQAFNLTVEADPEPAQNRFIRSDQYSFVTQGIPALHIKYGNKTADGQNNLSQQVQQWRARYYHKPQDGMNGQFDFEAGRKYAQLNFLIGYQIADNVTRPTWNAGNFFGERFAK
- a CDS encoding endonuclease V gives rise to the protein MIVALDVYYRQEDAKAVGVTFEAWDSATLTSKHEVTLSGLEPYEPGAFYKRELPCLLAVLKQIDVAKVDYVVIDGYVVLDDAGRPGLGWHLYEHLEKKVPVIGVAKTRFFHAGRQVVGVLRGESKSPLNVTSAGIHVQAAAAFIEKMAGPFRMPALLQELDALTRS